TGATTTAAAAGAGCTACTGTTACAGGTGTACAACCCTCCTTTCCTAACAAACAATAGTTCACATGACTTTAAAATAGTAGGTGTGCTTTTGCACTGCTTGACTCAGTAACCTCTGCAAACCAAAACATCATTGatcaaatttgaatttaaacaaaaccGAATTGCAGAACCTTATTTTTAGGTAACCACCAGAAAATCAGTGAGGCACAATTAAAAGACTGAGTCACAGCAGGCGGATATTTGATTTATATGTAGTATTCATATTTGTTACTTAAGCATCTGTGAACTATCGCCTTTGGTCTATAGAATCCCCATGCAAACACCTTTAACTATCAGGAAGCTCTTAgagatgaaaataaagtaaacttaCTTCATTCatacctaaaaagaaaaaataaataaataaaaacaagagaacaaaacaagatCAGAAATATCAGTTACAGTCTGTATACAtctctaaaataaacattagctcAAGCAAACAGTCACTATTCTAGTTTATTCACATAATATTACCATCTTGAATATGTGACATTTCTGGATGAACTGCAACAGTAATCTAATTTCTGTAATTAATAGCCACATATTCACAATACAATCAGAACTACTAGGAGCGCCTTGCTTATTgtacagttttaaaacaaacgAACAAGGGTGAAAAGAGTCACCGAGTTGTCTGAAACATAGTCGACACGTCTTTAAGAGTAGCAGAAGAACGTACTCTCAACTCCAACATAAAGTGTTTACAATCAACTACAGagtgagagaagaagaagaaagtggggagagagaaagagaagttgCTTGTGAAGATAAAGGCAAAAGGCAGTCCGTTCTACACCCCCCACAGTTTTCACCTCCCCACCATCTTCCCACATTAAACCTAGTGTCGTACTTTTCCAGGAATGTAGTTACGGTCAATGGTTTCCTCCTGAAGAAACATGTGAAGACAGCGCTCATTCTGGGCCAAAGGGTGACCTGCAAttctacacaaacacacaaaaggagaaattaaaCTGCCTGCTTTTGGTTGTTTACATGAAAAACTAGTTGAATGCAGTTTTTGATTAGTAAAAAGGACATGCCAATACATAGACTAGATCACAATGTTTAGAGGTAGTGAGATAACTATTGTcaatctgttaaaataaacatttttgatgcatttcttaCCAGATGTAACCCCAAACTTACTGACCTGTTGATGAACTGCTCCAGCCCAACTCGCCGCTCCTCGATGAAGGCCTCCTCAAAAAGACCCTCATCTCCACGGAATGGCAACTGTCTCTTCAGGGCTTTGCCCGGCAAAGGTGGTACTACaatctgaatattaaaaaaaaacaaaaacaaacataaattgtgttaaaaggaaaaattcaggaaaatgttattttcctttCTCATCTTTCAGTCAAATATCTTGCTTAAgctagaaattaaattaaataaaatttaatttgaataatataaaattattatatatCGTCTtatcaaaagaacattttatctcgtaatatattaaaatgtccaaatagtCAGATAATTTTATACCACAGGACTCATTGCGCTCATTCTGATTTCAACAAAAATCAGAAGGCATGAGGCAGCATTTATGCCAAATGGATGTAATAATTGAATAGTACATAAAAGTAAGggaattaaatgaaatgtttctcacAGCAGAAAGGCTCCATGTCTGACACAGATTATAGGAGATTTCTGCTGAGCTCACTCAGAGTTGAAAGCACAGAAGAAGGCAGAAAAATTGGACAGATGGTAACAGATATCAAAATCAACATCCCAATATAAACCGATATTATCGCCCTGGCAAGATTTTTCAAATAACACTACGTTATTTCACTCAAAGCTAAAAGATAATTTCACTCttgtatctctttaaaaaaaaaacaattataccatgatttttttcttttacattttgtcatttgttaTTAATAAATTCTGCCACAACCAGCCCTTTGAAAACATTCATCATCTTGGCAAAGCCCAATAAAACTGAGTTTGATGCCCCTGCCCTACAATAAACTATGATTAGATTATAAAAAGAAGTACTGTTTAGTCTTTGGTTATCAAATTGGGTAAAATGGTCTTCAAGGAAGGCGTAAACTTTATGCCTCTTTGGAAGAAAATATCCTGAATCAGACAGCTTCTATTTGTACACCAAAAATCAAgccagaaaataatcaaatcttcaaaactaaaacattgtgAAATCTCCAGCGCTCCAGACAATGACTAAATAACTACTCACCTTACTGTCTCTTTCCAGCTCATTCTTTAACCACTCAAAGTCACTGTATCTTCTCCTCACACAAGAGTCCTTCAATTTGAAAATAGGAAGGTTTGTCTGGGTAGAGaacagaagaaaagcttttaatttgCTCCTACTGGTTGTTGTTCTGATAtttcaaatgataatttaaaCACATCCAAAATATAACTACAATCAATTTCTTTCATCTGTTCTTTTAGTGACACACCTAGTGAAGTTTGATCTATTAGTtgaacttttttcatattttttgataaTGAATGTTAGCTCAATATCTGCATGTTTCAAAACACAATATtctctgttgctgttttaatgGTAATATGTTACCCATAGAGATGTGGCTAGATATGTTTGCTACTGTAGAATctacaataaaaaactttttggctgattaaagaaacactttaatttCATTAACCTGGAATTAGTTCTTACCACTAAACCAGCATATTTAGTGGTAAACCAGTAGATTTAGTGGTAAATCTGCTGGTTTAGTGagaccatttttgttttttaaactgtatcATTTATGATTTTGAGCAATGCatttataaacatttcagaGTAAATATGATTGcataaataaaccagaaatttcagtttttaaaatatatttttttaaagttacacacATAATAGTTTTCATGATTTCTCATTAGTTCTTCAAAAACTCTTAAACATGATGCTAACACATAACTACACAGGCAACAAACTTAGTGTTGCATCccaagttgcaggacaccaacTTACACAAATCCTGTGTCGGTACAATGGTCAACCTCAGCTTCCTCAAAATTATGCTgagtttgtggttttcttttcttcacccTTTTACAACCCTAACTGCCAAAGGAAGTATGGCAAAGTTGCAGTTTTTTAAACAGCAACAGGCTAACATATCTCGATACTTTATAAAATTACAGGATTATCCTAAATACATATTCGGTTGTTTGCAAACATTATAGGGTTAATGTATTTCTGCTTGCAAAAGGCAGAAAATGCTTAATTAGCACATTTGTTGACACTGCCTCTATCCATTCTGGTTAGCCATTAGCTTTCCGGTGTTTACTTTATACTTCATGAATTCCGGGTTAAGTAGCTaaatttttactgaatttaattaaataactgaAAGTCGTTGCTGTAATATAAGATACGGTAACATCAGCCGTACTCAAGTAGGGCGACGTTGAGGTTGAGGCAAATCACTCCTGCTCAAAACATCTATAGCTCTCGTACGAAAACTATCAGCAAGACCAGGCCGCGGATAATCCCCGGCGTCTGAGTTTTAACGGCGAGCCGCCTCGACAAAAGCCAGGCGGCCATCCTTAGCTTGACACCTCCGTCTTCTTCTATGCTAACAGGCTAAGCAACAATTCTGTGATTACCTGTTAGCTTAGCacaggaagctatttaactctTAAGTGTTTAGACAAGTGCTTCGACACTTACCCTCATCCGAACTTCGTAAGTTGTGTAACGGTTCCGCCCGACTCCCACGATCTGTGGATCATAAACGTCTATTTCCAGAAAATTGCTCGGGGGGCCGTAAGCATCCGTCAAGTCCTGGGGTTTGGAATTCAACCGGCGAGTGTCTGCTACAACAGGATCTGTCATTTTCCCTCCTCTGCTTTTAGGATGCAAACTACTTTGTCTGTGTGTAGGGTAAAAAAACCAACTAATCACACAGTTCAATCTTAAATCTCATCTGATAGCACAACAAGCAGTCTGAGAAGCAGCTCTCCTCTTGCGGGGGCCAGCCGCCCTGCCCTTCTTGAATCTGGAAAATGCGTTGATTCGGTTCCGTACTGAGCTGAAACCCTGCTCCCCCTAACGGACACCGAGGTGACTGGACAGGACACATTGAAGAAATGCAGagtctcaaaaatatttataccacAATCCGATAGTGAGTAGTTAGATCTCGTTTTTCATTCAATCTGATGATGATTTGTGTGTATGTAAATTGATTACTTTTTAAGTAATTGAGGAATTTATTATATTATGGTTTTATATcataactgtttttattatgatttatgtattgtttttaattataacTATGGACGTAAAGTCTGCCAGTAAAGATTAAATTGGATTGAGTATTCAGCTCTTATGAGTGAACATTTTGTAGAACCACCCTTAGCTGCACTTCTGGAGACTTTAATGTTCACTTTTATTACCTTGGGCTAAAGAAACCAGCCATTTGCAGCTCTCTGAATAGTTTTATTTGGCTCCAATCACAATTTTAAGATGCCCACAAAAACATAGCTGTTTGATGCAGATTAACATTTTTTAGGGTGAAGGTCTTAGGATGAGGCTTCTGATGCTAGcgacatttaaaatatactataaataaattcagtgttagattaatttgttttattttattttcttcagctgaacagTATTTAAGGCTCCAGGttcagtgtaaaatgttttgaatctcTGCTGACTTACATCCCTGACTGATACTCTCTGCATCAGTCAGGGATGTAAGCTTCCCTGACTGATGTATGAGTATGTATGATGTACTgatgaaataagaaattaacatattttttagtaaaacttttccaaaatgaCTACCTAATAtacatgtgaaaaaataaaaaaaaagtaacaggGAATAAGTATTAATCATGTGAAGAAAAAGAGGTGcaaaaaaagcacataaagccaagaaaacatttaaaatctgtataGTTAGAAAGCTATTCTGATAGAATTTAGTGCCAATTAGTCCAGACTGATGACTGTAAAAAACTTTGGCATTACCAAGGGTTTAGACAAGAAGCAGGTAAAGCAAATAATTATGTCAAAATCTTTCCAAAAGACTATTGTTGcaaaacctttgtttttgttttagcatcACTAAAGATTCTCAAATAGATTTAGATCTGTACTTGGACCTAAATATGTCTTGATTGACACAGCTCAGTTGTAgcgtttgctttattttatagGATTGCCTTTCTGCTGCAATCATTAATATGGACTATACATTgtgttattattgttgttattgttttcttgCAATAAGTAGAAGGGGAATGAAGAATAATGAAGAATCATAATCAAATACCAAACTTTAATCTTGATATTAAACATACAAACCAAGACAGAAGTCAAAAGATTACATTAATGTGacattcaaacagaaaccaCTGGAATAAAATTTGGTGAAGTGATAGCAATACAGTGCCAATTGTATAACAATGACGGTGTTTGTTATGCAAGTCTGAGGCCTGCAAGCCTGTCagctataaaacatttttatgcaaaataataCTGCCGAATAGTCAGTTACAGACAAGTTTAATCTGTTcttgtaaaatctttaaaatctaCAGGTCAGCTATGCACTCCTAAAAAATTACATGGTTTGAAAATCCACTGgtatagaaaatatttcacaatattcCATAGATCAATATAGGTAACTTGGTAAAAatatccatccctccatccattttctattcacccttgtcctaatggggtcgggagggttgctggtgcctctccagctgcgttcagggcgagaggcggggtcaccctgggtcgccagtctgtcgcagtggtAAAAATATATAGTACTTATACGTAACATGTTTATACAAAGCTACTGAAGTCCTACATACAGATCAATGTTAATAACTGttattaaaaatttcaaaacaaaatgttgaaaattcaGATCCTTAATATACCttgcatggaaaaaaaattatataagaCAGAAATTAAGCAATAAGTAAAAGAACACTCTTAACAGTGTGGTCTAGCTAATTTTATCTATGTAATATAAAAAGTATTGAAAAACTCAATAACCAAACCAAacttaatataatataattgaAGGCGAATAACAAATCCCTGAAATATTGAGTATGGAGTTTAGAATCTTGAtccctattttatttattgatttctaATTGTTTTCAATGTTCTTATTTCCATCCATTTCCCTAATAGACATCCTACACATATTCTTCCAGTAATCCTggagataaaaagaaagattttttttatttttttttttactttgagatATAAATTTGCCTGAGGTGACATTTACACAGAAACCTGCTGCTCTTCTTCCGAAGCAATTACGGTGGTGTAAAAAGGAGCAGACGTGTCCTCTGGTTCGTTCATTGCGATGGGGATAGAGCAGTCGGTTTGATCCGTGCTGGTGGTGAGGCGAGAGCTGTCAGAGCCATTGCTGTCGGACCGAGAGACCGGCTGGTACTCACGCACGGTGCAGGCTCGCTCATTGAAGTTGGTGTTAAACCTTTCTTTAATAAGGCCTTTAGAGAAATGAAACCAATcctaaaagaagagaaaaattgttcaattttcttaaatctccatttatttttcacaaagcaAATGCATCAAACATCATATCCAATTTAACTGTACTGGTTCAACAGTACAATTTTCTAGATATATATTCAGTTTgtattttagtaaaaacaaTATCCCGGTTTCTAAACCATAAgctttaaaccaggggtctcagactcgcggcccgcgggccaactgcggccctcgggacgatagtttgtggcccccaccttaatatgaaagtttaatgttagtgtggcccattgagcagtgatgtcagtaacgcgttaatttgtaacgtgttactgacgtcggaccacttttttcagtaacgagtaatatgctatttcaaatccagtagtcagactacagttacttatcaaaatcatttttgcgttactatcttcttttgtaatttaatcgtatttcctctactcgtcttgtcgagtgaccgacgtctctatgcgacagaaatgtaaacaatggagggagatgcgcattttgttggtggaaaaactggaactattttgagattctgctgacaagtccgattattataagcggctttgggcttcatttttaaagttgcttgccgatttaatgagcggAGTTGCGCTTTTGGGCTCGTTTTGagcgtgaagttgctcatttgggcttgaaataagcagagactcataataaatcccagaatttgttcgtcattaaggtagtcttactccatctctcctgttcatcatttctcagatgatccgtccgctgtgtctttgttaatgtcaagttaatatattacctctgaatgacgtcgagcttggCGTTGCGctcagaaaactacaaacatcgagactaatttaaacagcgcaataaacgtgaaaacagccacgaatgaacgtgtccgtagtttccaataattataatggcaacttaattctaattattaatactaagataagtgtcacaaatctgtacagccatctgagctgtgagctgcaggaggagatctgtgcgcagtgacaccaaacgcagggccgtaacgcagaacctggaggccggGGGGGGAGGAAAGGGGGGGGCtgtaaaatccttcttagagttttccagacaacagtggaccacacaaactactcatgttttttatttttctacaatctcctcttcagttcaaccttatcagtggagacacattgttgatgttaccattataaaatagcttacaaaaaagtattggcaaagctcaatgtgattttcacaggaggcggagtgttgttagcacctgctgaaagtaactaaaaagttacttttagtgtaacttagttactttccaaatcaagtagtcagtaatctaactaagttactttttcaaggagtaatcagtagtccgattaaagttacttttcaaagtaactataccaacactgccgagtttgatatgattggcacttttcagtgttgtgtggagctgaactaacttaccaatcacagtgcttcaaatggagctcattgacccaagagtgccactctgaactcaaagccaagttcaggaggtgagtggaaaaagcagacaagcttgggcaattttgagagaattgccacccagcttccctgagctttcccaaatgttcaagcggaccatgtgtcttttgggagcacatacttgtgcagctcttctctaccttgaacttcaataagtccaagtacaggtccagacttactgacgagcatcttcaagctctacttagggtctcaactgcctcctcccttaagccaaatgtggctcggctatgtGAGAGGAAGCGCTGTTTATAAACAGtatataaactgttatattcataacagtttatgttcaatgttccattcatgttcagaaagttaaaggttaaaggttaatacagccatttgaatctgaaatattataattacatttatctagtcttctatagctgctgtgttattattatattttatttatttattactgattttttttttttcttatgaattgttaatttatttattttttcatcttattttgtgtttaaaaaataaaaataaagtaatttgctaacattggaatgtttttgtaagagcttttcttgtggaaaacccgatgcggcccagcctcacccagactctacctccatcggcccccggggaaattgagtttgagacccctgctttaaaccTTTAAACCTGGGAAGGGACACTTTTCAAACTGACTTTGAAGTAGTACAAAGCAATGAAGTTAATGTAAAGCAAAAAGAGAATCACTCAAAATCACAACCACATTAGTTGTCCTTAAGAGAAAATAGGAGTAGTGTGGTTATGCATGTCTATcataatgaatattaaaataattctcCCCCTACTTAAGCTTAAAGATGCAGAACTTATAACTTGTAAAACTAAACCTCGTTGGTCTCGTCTATCAATTTGGCATCCCAACTCTGACCGCTAGAGGACACTCTGCTTTCAACAAGAAGAGGACATTTCACTGCAAATGTTTGGAAACAGCATACCTGCTGCAGATGTAAACCGTGCATAACCAACACAGCCTCATGTATTTGGATTGCCTgatataaacaacaacaaatctacCTCTAACTTTCTAACtttctattttctaatttaactgATAATTTTTTAACCACTAGGAGGCAGTGAAAGAGATTTAAGTTTTCCTCTCCAGGTGATCAGATGGTcctcaaatatgaaaaaaggaagaagaaaacccccaaaaaacaaacaaaacagaatagtGACATCATAGTTCAAGTACAGTTGAACACTAGGCATTTTACCTCCTTAATCCCAATActcataaattattcaaaacagtGATGttgcaaaaatgcatttttccccCTCAGGTTTAGACCGATGCAACACATGATTCAGATATAGAAAGATAGAAAACAGTAGGATGGCAGGAATAAGGCTCCAGATGCTACTAACCTCGACATCAGGAGAGTTCAGAGCTGGTTTGGGAAGTGGAGGAATCAGGATGATTTTGATCCTGTGTAAAAGTTGCAgacagtcaaaatgttttttttttttaaataaccaaatcAACATACAACACATTCTTATTGACagaagttgttttctttaaaaaatgacctGAGTTTTGTTGTCTCAACATGCAGAATATGTCACATataacttgaaataaataagaacctgaatgtttttctccatttgacAAGCATTTATATAGTGAAGAAGTAGCATTCACTTAACCTCATTCTAGGATACTAAAATGCTGCACTTTAACAAAAATCACCTGCTATAATTTATTTCTAGATTTCCAATAAGGTCTGTGGTCACAGGTGTCAACTTGATAAAGAAAAAGGggaaggtaaaataaaaaaagcataaagcaAGTGAAACTTTGTTTCTTCAAAAAGATCATATTTCATAAATTCAAagcaagagaaaagaaaaaaacagcttcttTGGAAATACAATTTAAGATCAATGGTGTCTATGTCACAAGCTAATTTTGTAAAGTCatacaaaattagaaaattttgaaataattattttaacatttaaggATAATTCTGCTCAACCTCATTGACCCAAAACAGGAAAAGCTTTAAATAGTTTACACTTATTTAAAGTTAGAAagtcagaaaaaatgtttagcagTAGTGTCTGTAAATATCGGGTTTCAGTTggatgtagatggatgcatcaGATTCATAGTGAATCCACCTTTATACCAAACCTGGAAAAGAGTTTTGTAATGTAGATAATAGGAAATGGGAGTTTTGATATGGTTGTGATATTAAATAAAGAGTCAtgtccatgaaaaaaaaacaattagaaataTACAACAAAGGACATCTaatataaagagaaaaaaagtgaggaggaaaaaataatcatGACTCACCGTTCATTATGCAGTAGGATCACAACCAGAAGAATGAGGGTGATGGCACTCACCACATACAGCACTGCTGTCCACACTGGCATTGtctcatttttaatatttgagactggaaaaagggaaaaaattcACATCCTGTTAACACAATTTCTTTCTGCATGAACTCAGCATACACCATCTGTCCTGCAGCCTTACCTGTGGTGTTATTGAATCCCCAGACCACAGGCTCACTCCAGTCACTCCAGAAGTCAGACTGCCCACAGTAGTTTTTGAATCTGACTCTGACCTGCAGCTCATATCTGGCAGTGCTGGAGGGTAAGTTTTGGCAGTAACTCATTGGCCCAGGATAAACTGGTTGAATCTATGACACAAACAGTTAATGAGGCAAGATTTTGGAACATTAAAATATGggtaacaaaaagaaagaaaaaaaaaacccatgtaCCTcccagttgttgttgtttttcctaaTTCGTACTTCATTCTCCAGACAAGATTTTATAGTGTGGTTCCAGTAAAACCACAGGTTCATGTCGGATCCATTCATTACTGTCAGGTTGGTTGGTGGGTTTAATTTCACTGGGGATAACATGGATATGAAATGAGGGAAATTTCATATATCTGTATTCCggtatttaataaaaactggagtctttttttaaacatgctttAGATGAAATTACCTTTTCTTCTAAGATCATGGTTTATCTCTGGAACACGATCTAGAGGTGTGACGGTCCTGTTGCCGTCCCACAGTTTAGTGTAAAATGAGTTGAATCTCTGCTGATTGTTGTAGGGAAGTGTACATCCTATATTTGTTCCTTTCTCCAACAGGTATTCAGCACAGACATTTGCTTTCTGACTTCCAGACCTGTGGAGAAATGTTCTCTAACTCAACTAAattacaaccaaaataaaatttactttgttCGTAAATAGTTAAATCACAGACTTTAAAATGACACTGAGTGGCTGGAAGATACATAATACCATAAGTAGTTGCTAGTTTTATACTGCTTTGCctatgctttgtttttgtttctttccataAATCATCATAATATGGCAGTGTGTGATTATAAAGACCTAATTCTGTAGTATTCAAACAcaaatcctaaaataaatatgctgGTTTCTTTCCAGGAATTAGCTCTATTCATTTGCCACAATTTCTGAGTTATAAAGAAGTATGATACTGCCATTGATCACTGGGGTGGTATGCTCAAAATAAAGCAGGGCAGACTCTGTTTACTCTACAAACTCTGTTTGTAAGGTGACTTACAAAGGTAATTAGTTGTagagaattttattttgggttgtcagagtaaaaaaaaacaactagtacAAACTagtacaaattaaaaagaactCCTGCATTCAGctaattcttgttttattcattaacacatgtaaaataaatgattaccATTGGATACAAACCTGCTATAAAAGGTGTAGTTGACTTCTGGAGTCCCCTGCAGGTTCCACATACAGCGAATAGATTCCAGGTTAATCACTAGACAACTCACAtctattgtaaataaaaaaagattg
This window of the Gambusia affinis linkage group LG15, SWU_Gaff_1.0, whole genome shotgun sequence genome carries:
- the snx12 gene encoding sorting nexin-12 isoform X1, which encodes MTDPVVADTRRLNSKPQDLTDAYGPPSNFLEIDVYDPQIVGVGRNRYTTYEVRMRTNLPIFKLKDSCVRRRYSDFEWLKNELERDSKIVVPPLPGKALKRQLPFRGDEGLFEEAFIEERRVGLEQFINRIAGHPLAQNERCLHMFLQEETIDRNYIPGKVRH
- the LOC122844596 gene encoding cytokine receptor common subunit gamma-like, with protein sequence MPTCVFLFLCLFGQILAKKPPDVSCLVINLESIRCMWNLQGTPEVNYTFYSRSGSQKANVCAEYLLEKGTNIGCTLPYNNQQRFNSFYTKLWDGNRTVTPLDRVPEINHDLRRKVKLNPPTNLTVMNGSDMNLWFYWNHTIKSCLENEVRIRKNNNNWEIQPVYPGPMSYCQNLPSSTARYELQVRVRFKNYCGQSDFWSDWSEPVVWGFNNTTVSNIKNETMPVWTAVLYVVSAITLILLVVILLHNERIKIILIPPLPKPALNSPDVEDWFHFSKGLIKERFNTNFNERACTVREYQPVSRSDSNGSDSSRLTTSTDQTDCSIPIAMNEPEDTSAPFYTTVIASEEEQQVSV
- the snx12 gene encoding sorting nexin-12 isoform X2 translates to MTDPVVADTRRLNSKPQDLTDAYGPPSNFLEIDVYDPQIVGVGRNRYTTYEVRMRTNLPIFKLKDSCVRRRYSDFEWLKNELERDSKIVVPPLPGKALKRQLPFRGDEGLFEEAFIEERRVGLEQFINRIAGHPLAQNERCLHMFLQEETIDRNYIPGKV